The Citrifermentans bemidjiense Bem genome window below encodes:
- a CDS encoding Tll0287-like domain-containing protein, with protein MLRTTTRKMFLSLHVFLFLIVSAAIILTVNNQQRAQALVEAQEKARLILDRNLAIHSYFSNQLKPQIFHLTDKYRPEQYFDPVWMSSTYAVREIDLYNKAFSKSDIYYKECAINARSPRNEADPVERAFLEEIRKDAGLSVKSFVRQIDGKPFFVVMRRGESMEKSCLRCHSTPAAAPADMVARYGPERSFSRQDGELVSAISIRIPLQEAYANANKLSFELCLLLLAILGVSSAAQFLAMNRMLLNPLTDLRDRTDAILRDESKLGQDIPQLSRAEELKELTATFNDLSRHLRREKDGLVEQVQERTAELESANKALEEDVLVREQIQLELAAKVAQLEQALAKVRTLEGILPICSYCKKIRTDEESWQQLEQYIIEHSDAHFSHGICPSCFKELKEGFKKLER; from the coding sequence ATGCTCAGGACCACGACGCGAAAAATGTTCCTCTCGCTGCATGTGTTCTTGTTTCTAATCGTCTCCGCGGCCATCATCCTCACCGTCAACAATCAGCAGCGTGCCCAGGCGCTGGTGGAGGCCCAGGAAAAGGCGAGGCTGATCCTGGACCGTAACCTCGCCATCCACAGCTATTTTTCCAATCAGCTAAAACCGCAGATTTTTCACCTGACCGACAAATATCGCCCCGAGCAATATTTCGACCCGGTGTGGATGTCCTCCACCTACGCGGTGCGGGAGATCGATCTTTACAACAAGGCCTTCTCCAAGAGCGACATCTATTACAAGGAGTGTGCGATCAACGCCCGCAGCCCGCGCAACGAAGCGGATCCGGTAGAACGGGCCTTCCTGGAGGAGATCAGGAAAGACGCTGGCCTTTCCGTGAAGTCCTTCGTCCGGCAGATCGACGGGAAACCCTTCTTCGTGGTTATGCGTCGCGGCGAGAGCATGGAAAAGAGCTGCCTGCGCTGCCACAGCACCCCGGCCGCGGCGCCTGCCGACATGGTGGCGAGATACGGCCCCGAGCGCAGCTTCAGCCGTCAGGACGGCGAACTGGTCTCCGCCATATCGATACGCATCCCGCTGCAGGAGGCGTACGCCAACGCCAACAAGCTCTCCTTCGAACTCTGCTTGCTGCTCTTGGCCATCCTCGGGGTGTCGTCTGCGGCGCAGTTCCTGGCCATGAACCGCATGCTGCTGAACCCGCTCACTGACCTGCGAGACCGGACCGACGCCATACTGCGCGACGAAAGCAAACTGGGGCAGGATATCCCCCAGTTGTCGAGGGCGGAGGAACTGAAAGAGCTCACGGCAACCTTCAACGACCTCTCCCGCCATCTGCGCAGGGAGAAGGACGGGCTGGTGGAGCAGGTGCAGGAAAGGACTGCGGAGCTGGAGTCGGCCAACAAGGCGCTGGAGGAAGACGTACTAGTGCGCGAGCAGATACAGCTCGAACTGGCGGCCAAGGTCGCGCAGCTTGAACAGGCCCTGGCCAAGGTGCGGACCCTGGAAGGGATTCTCCCCATCTGCTCGTACTGCAAGAAGATACGCACCGACGAAGAGAGCTGGCAGCAGTTGGAGCAGTACATAATCGAGCATTCCGATGCGCACTTCAGCCACGGCATCTGCCCGTCCTGCTTCAAGGAGCTCAAGGAGGGGTTCAAGAAATTGGAACGGTAA
- a CDS encoding FecR family protein: protein MISARNNFSRPQAPASERNNDSTHPEIGAWERNNTFPCSQVPASEHESNWKLRFPVQRRLVLISLLLPLLFLGVPGAALAEVVGKLTVVEGAVDIMPGGQLPAVAAKVGGAVQKGDFVRTKSNARAELTFNDGSVVKIAQRSRIDVGEYSASNRKLALPRGKVQATVVPAAAGGAVRTFEIRTPNAIAGVRGTSFYVYHQANVTGVAVLQGVVHTTSLSQPSKGVTLVAGTATTVTKHNAPTPPRPVSDKEMNSHQSDVNPTGNKGGEPQGAAPAPAGNGGAGTGSSSSQATSGSGGSTSLGSHASGPASTASGSPVGGDSPTPSTGGPGLSTPSFTDPSPVLSAPPTQAPISQAPMTPTTSPTTVVIPVTTASTQARDQFTQAATSGSTISADGTGTTGGTTGGTTGGTPPVFRGTLAGGLMSRLSVIDPASNLLTIVSDPSFAPVISGTTSLWATKSASISLTGSYPTLPLQQPNHYWFGRFFSDSTTTQTTTDGGAFFGYFGGRSIDNAATGTTIDTSLSGIYVDPTGKIGLMQGGAAGGTATGKVSGTGSLTLTEMTPTSTLVPTSFTADWWNSKTGTTMVELTGPVLTGNMGGKNQAEGFLFDAALNYSGTIADRGDVLQIAHLAADPTFGIWTRESFGSYAGSGSQLVLSSNGEWGTVDAAGIFNLENAVKVVSLGNWQQGALTGKADGVWGDLAAGSLRLLTGNLTGSVNSGANATTFGAVTTGVYIDVNRFLANPTLAAGLGFPTLAGPDSFTLSGSNATGSVSFGTIKFYNRTASPISLWVAQNVSGSFGGSLQHQNFSLMDAAAPSVSNVMGNLWVAGVSTAGNTWLGNVNAIGETGTSFRRGFDGIAVGTVSGTTFSGSAAGIAHPVTFFNKIVGDLKRFSAGALTSYGTVNGVMGGMSLWGSTPLLTADFKGIGFLTPSQALTNIDYIFTAPISSFDVPTGQALTADGGAYYGHMVGGVSTAGGSPGNPGIIGVASALYIDPSGRAGVLQGKFSGFLDPSSKIWQNEGDMFPVQLEAAPTVTAATLNSAGSIITATTNFGAGTSFVGNGVTLGGGSVDTFTRSFLANSPQWGIGQFGFYAPYSAGATGNTNWSIDFVLPDPNLTMVGTMGGQMWNPGAGQMAAGVRAAWYEMVNVSPTAIPMTGIFIGETVGTFNPVTLQSMTSGIWLETSKYVSMAVAKDPDGILNKLKIPAVEVGKADFSGGNSEYSVALQNVRFFAPVATGRPQLFATDSISGSYVSVPTPGSAATLTQGVSTNASGFSPTFTVKQWDATNSKWSGSLQFNGNSGMVGTQPNVQFTGVAAGRSDAGTSTFTGTAAGVVK, encoded by the coding sequence ATGATCAGTGCCAGAAACAACTTTTCACGTCCCCAGGCCCCGGCTTCGGAACGTAACAACGATTCCACCCATCCCGAAATTGGGGCTTGGGAGCGCAACAACACCTTTCCTTGTTCCCAGGTTCCAGCTTCCGAGCACGAGAGCAACTGGAAGCTTCGCTTCCCTGTGCAGCGCAGGCTGGTCCTGATCTCGCTGTTGCTCCCCTTGCTGTTCCTGGGGGTCCCGGGCGCCGCACTGGCCGAGGTGGTGGGAAAACTGACCGTGGTGGAAGGCGCGGTGGATATCATGCCGGGCGGCCAGCTTCCGGCGGTAGCGGCCAAGGTTGGGGGGGCGGTGCAGAAAGGTGACTTCGTCCGCACCAAGAGCAATGCCCGGGCCGAGCTCACCTTCAACGACGGGAGCGTCGTCAAGATCGCCCAGAGAAGCCGCATCGACGTGGGGGAATATTCGGCCTCCAACCGCAAGCTCGCCCTTCCCCGCGGCAAGGTGCAGGCGACGGTCGTTCCCGCGGCGGCCGGCGGCGCGGTGCGCACCTTCGAGATCCGGACCCCAAATGCCATAGCCGGTGTGCGCGGCACCTCCTTTTACGTCTATCACCAGGCCAACGTGACCGGGGTAGCGGTTCTGCAGGGGGTGGTGCACACCACGAGCCTGTCCCAGCCCTCCAAGGGGGTAACCCTCGTGGCCGGTACCGCCACCACCGTCACCAAGCACAACGCCCCCACACCGCCGCGGCCGGTTTCCGACAAGGAGATGAACAGCCACCAAAGCGACGTCAACCCGACCGGGAATAAAGGCGGCGAGCCGCAGGGCGCGGCACCCGCCCCCGCCGGAAACGGCGGTGCGGGTACTGGCTCATCCAGCTCGCAGGCGACTTCCGGCTCCGGCGGCAGCACTTCTTTAGGTAGCCATGCGTCAGGACCTGCGAGTACTGCCTCTGGTAGTCCCGTTGGCGGTGATAGTCCTACCCCCAGTACTGGCGGCCCCGGCCTCAGCACCCCTAGTTTTACGGATCCCAGCCCCGTGCTGAGCGCTCCGCCGACACAAGCCCCCATCTCACAAGCTCCAATGACGCCGACCACGTCACCTACGACTGTTGTGATCCCAGTGACAACTGCCAGCACCCAGGCGAGGGACCAGTTCACCCAGGCTGCGACAAGCGGCTCTACTATCTCGGCTGATGGAACGGGAACGACCGGCGGAACCACTGGCGGCACAACCGGCGGCACACCGCCGGTTTTTAGGGGCACGCTCGCCGGCGGGCTTATGTCCCGGCTCTCGGTAATAGATCCTGCCTCCAACCTGCTCACCATCGTCAGCGACCCAAGCTTCGCCCCGGTGATCTCGGGCACGACCTCGCTCTGGGCGACCAAGAGCGCTTCGATAAGCCTCACCGGCAGCTATCCTACGCTGCCTCTGCAGCAGCCTAACCACTACTGGTTCGGCCGCTTCTTCTCCGACAGCACGACCACCCAAACCACGACCGACGGCGGCGCCTTCTTCGGCTACTTCGGCGGGAGGTCCATCGATAACGCCGCAACCGGCACCACCATCGACACCAGCCTGAGCGGGATCTACGTCGATCCGACCGGAAAGATCGGCCTGATGCAGGGGGGCGCTGCGGGTGGCACGGCAACCGGCAAGGTCAGCGGCACCGGTTCGTTGACCCTGACCGAGATGACCCCGACTAGCACCCTTGTCCCCACGTCTTTCACCGCCGACTGGTGGAACTCCAAGACAGGAACGACCATGGTCGAGCTCACCGGTCCGGTGCTGACGGGCAACATGGGCGGGAAAAACCAGGCTGAAGGCTTCCTCTTCGATGCCGCCCTCAACTACAGCGGAACTATTGCCGACCGCGGCGACGTGCTGCAGATCGCCCACCTGGCGGCTGACCCGACCTTCGGCATCTGGACCAGGGAATCCTTCGGTTCCTACGCCGGTAGCGGCAGCCAGCTGGTGCTCTCCAGCAACGGGGAGTGGGGCACGGTAGACGCCGCCGGCATCTTCAACCTTGAGAACGCCGTCAAGGTGGTCTCCCTAGGCAACTGGCAACAAGGGGCCCTCACCGGCAAGGCCGACGGCGTATGGGGCGACCTGGCTGCCGGGAGCCTCAGGCTACTCACCGGCAACCTCACGGGGAGCGTGAACTCAGGCGCCAATGCCACGACCTTCGGCGCCGTCACCACCGGCGTCTACATCGACGTGAACCGCTTCCTGGCCAACCCGACCCTGGCCGCCGGTCTCGGCTTTCCGACCCTGGCGGGGCCCGACAGCTTCACCTTGTCCGGGAGCAACGCCACGGGGAGCGTCAGCTTCGGCACCATCAAGTTCTACAACAGGACGGCCAGCCCCATATCTCTCTGGGTGGCGCAGAACGTGAGCGGCAGCTTCGGCGGGTCGCTGCAGCACCAGAATTTCTCCCTCATGGACGCCGCCGCTCCTAGCGTCAGCAATGTAATGGGGAACCTCTGGGTTGCCGGTGTCAGCACCGCCGGCAATACCTGGCTTGGGAACGTCAACGCGATCGGTGAGACCGGCACCTCGTTCAGAAGGGGATTCGACGGCATAGCCGTAGGCACCGTCAGCGGCACGACCTTCAGCGGGAGCGCCGCCGGGATAGCGCACCCGGTCACCTTCTTCAACAAGATCGTCGGCGACCTCAAGCGCTTCTCCGCCGGGGCGCTTACCTCCTACGGCACAGTAAACGGCGTCATGGGCGGCATGTCCCTGTGGGGCTCCACGCCGCTTCTCACCGCGGACTTCAAGGGGATCGGCTTCCTCACCCCGAGCCAGGCGCTCACCAATATCGACTACATCTTCACTGCGCCCATCAGCTCCTTTGACGTTCCCACCGGACAGGCCCTGACCGCCGACGGCGGCGCCTACTACGGGCACATGGTCGGCGGGGTCAGCACCGCGGGGGGGAGTCCCGGCAACCCCGGCATCATCGGCGTAGCCAGCGCCCTCTACATCGATCCCTCCGGCAGAGCCGGCGTGCTGCAGGGGAAATTCTCCGGTTTCCTCGACCCCTCCAGCAAGATCTGGCAAAACGAAGGCGATATGTTCCCGGTACAGCTCGAAGCTGCCCCCACCGTGACCGCGGCCACACTCAACAGCGCCGGCAGCATCATTACGGCTACGACCAACTTTGGCGCCGGCACCTCCTTTGTCGGCAACGGGGTGACGCTAGGCGGGGGGAGCGTCGACACCTTTACCCGCAGCTTCCTGGCGAACTCTCCGCAATGGGGCATCGGGCAGTTCGGCTTTTACGCCCCCTATAGCGCGGGGGCGACCGGCAACACCAACTGGAGCATCGACTTCGTCCTTCCCGATCCCAACCTGACCATGGTGGGGACCATGGGTGGGCAGATGTGGAACCCGGGGGCCGGGCAGATGGCTGCAGGGGTTCGGGCCGCATGGTACGAGATGGTGAACGTGAGCCCCACCGCGATCCCTATGACCGGCATTTTCATCGGGGAGACGGTGGGAACCTTCAACCCGGTGACGCTGCAGTCCATGACCTCGGGGATATGGCTTGAGACCAGCAAGTATGTCTCCATGGCGGTCGCCAAAGACCCGGACGGTATCTTGAACAAGCTGAAAATACCGGCGGTGGAAGTAGGGAAAGCGGATTTCTCCGGCGGCAACAGCGAGTACAGCGTCGCGCTCCAGAACGTGCGCTTCTTCGCGCCGGTTGCCACCGGCCGTCCCCAACTGTTCGCCACCGACAGCATTTCGGGGAGCTACGTGAGCGTCCCCACCCCTGGCTCCGCGGCGACGCTTACCCAGGGCGTGTCTACCAACGCCTCCGGATTCTCCCCCACCTTCACCGTCAAGCAGTGGGATGCGACCAACAGCAAGTGGTCCGGGAGCCTCCAGTTCAACGGCAACAGCGGCATGGTCGGCACGCAGCCCAACGTCCAGTTCACCGGGGTCGCCGCCGGCCGCAGCGACGCAGGCACGTCCACCTTCACGGGTACTGCAGCGGGTGTAGTCAAGTAA
- a CDS encoding CHASE2 domain-containing protein — protein MTALFCLLLVENPLPLEITEAKLYDLRFHLRGPVKAPDQVVIAVIDEKSLARLGRWPWSREVMAGLVDKLARAEAAVIAFDVIFPESDEDDRILSRAIADAGNVVLPIVFDFETASKRRANPDLEPSALTAILEPELYRNFPPITSGGVPIMPVKPLRDSAMSLAHISMLPDYFDGTLRWEALVVAYDGLLYPSLGLKSAAFFKGVSADKLQVHAASSIAVGNTVIPTDRWGRMPINYYGPGRTLRHISIADIVDGKVGAKELGNRIVFIGASAVGMLDLRVTPFTAVMPGVEKQATIAASILENRFLVKATKGEDLLFLLLTGLAMALVLSRLRLLWGAVAVAAGGAAIAAAGVVLFSRFGVWVNLACPMGNVLCLFMSVTGWNYTVEERRARRIRAMFSSYVTTTIVNELIENPALARLGGEKREISILFSDVRGFTTFSEQHAPEEVVALLNEYLGEMTDVILKWGGTLDKFIGDAIMVFWNAPLPCADHAERAVRCALELQARLAELHGKWDREGKPKLSCGIGINTGEVIVGNIGAEGKKMDYTVIGDEVNLASRVESLTRRFDAGILITEKTVEKLRGAIEAGTLSGIELSGISRVIVKGKEQPVTLYTAVTNGTAPAVIIECEEMEPVRLTEK, from the coding sequence GTGACCGCGCTCTTTTGCCTGTTGCTGGTTGAGAATCCGCTCCCGCTGGAGATCACCGAGGCGAAGCTCTACGACCTCCGTTTCCATCTGCGCGGCCCGGTGAAGGCGCCGGACCAGGTGGTGATAGCGGTCATCGACGAGAAAAGCCTGGCGAGGCTGGGGCGCTGGCCCTGGAGCCGCGAGGTGATGGCGGGGCTGGTGGACAAGCTGGCCCGGGCCGAGGCGGCGGTGATCGCCTTCGACGTGATCTTTCCCGAAAGCGACGAGGACGACCGGATTCTCTCCCGCGCCATAGCCGACGCCGGCAACGTCGTTCTTCCCATCGTCTTCGACTTCGAGACCGCCTCCAAACGGCGCGCCAACCCGGACCTGGAGCCGTCGGCGCTTACCGCGATCCTGGAACCTGAGCTGTACCGGAACTTCCCCCCCATAACCTCGGGCGGGGTACCGATCATGCCGGTGAAGCCGCTTAGGGATAGCGCCATGTCGCTGGCGCACATCAGCATGCTGCCCGATTACTTCGACGGGACGCTCCGCTGGGAGGCCCTTGTGGTCGCCTACGACGGCCTCCTCTACCCCTCCCTGGGACTCAAGAGCGCCGCCTTCTTCAAGGGGGTCTCCGCAGACAAGCTGCAGGTGCACGCCGCCAGTTCCATCGCGGTCGGCAATACGGTGATCCCCACCGACCGCTGGGGGCGCATGCCGATCAACTACTACGGGCCGGGGCGGACGCTGCGCCACATCTCCATCGCGGACATCGTCGACGGCAAGGTGGGCGCGAAAGAGCTCGGCAACCGGATCGTCTTCATCGGCGCCTCCGCCGTCGGCATGCTGGATCTAAGGGTCACCCCATTCACGGCGGTCATGCCCGGGGTGGAGAAGCAGGCGACCATCGCCGCTTCCATCCTGGAGAACCGGTTCCTGGTGAAAGCGACAAAGGGGGAGGACCTTCTCTTCCTGCTCCTGACGGGGTTGGCCATGGCGCTGGTCTTGAGCCGCTTGCGGCTTTTGTGGGGGGCGGTGGCGGTAGCGGCCGGCGGTGCGGCCATCGCTGCCGCCGGGGTCGTCCTCTTCAGCCGCTTCGGCGTGTGGGTGAACCTCGCCTGCCCGATGGGGAACGTCCTTTGCCTCTTCATGTCGGTGACCGGCTGGAACTACACGGTCGAGGAGCGCCGCGCCCGCAGGATACGCGCCATGTTCTCAAGCTACGTCACCACGACCATCGTCAACGAGCTGATCGAGAACCCGGCCCTGGCGAGGCTCGGCGGCGAGAAGCGCGAGATAAGCATCCTCTTCTCCGACGTGAGGGGGTTCACCACCTTTTCCGAGCAGCACGCGCCGGAGGAAGTGGTCGCCCTCCTGAACGAGTACCTGGGGGAGATGACCGACGTCATCCTCAAGTGGGGGGGGACCCTCGATAAGTTCATCGGCGACGCCATCATGGTCTTTTGGAACGCGCCGCTTCCCTGCGCCGACCACGCCGAGCGAGCGGTGCGCTGCGCGCTGGAGTTACAGGCGCGGCTTGCGGAACTCCACGGGAAGTGGGACCGGGAGGGGAAACCGAAGCTTAGCTGCGGCATCGGCATCAACACCGGCGAGGTCATCGTCGGGAACATCGGCGCCGAGGGGAAGAAGATGGACTACACCGTCATTGGCGACGAGGTGAACCTGGCGAGCCGGGTCGAGTCGCTGACCCGCCGCTTCGATGCGGGGATCCTCATCACCGAGAAGACGGTGGAGAAGCTGCGAGGCGCCATCGAGGCGGGGACGCTCTCCGGCATCGAGTTGAGCGGCATCAGCCGGGTGATCGTCAAAGGGAAGGAGCAGCCGGTGACGCTCTACACCGCAGTTACCAATGGAACCGCTCCCGCCGTCATCATCGAGTGCGAGGAGATGGAACCTGTGAGACTGACGGAAAAATAA
- a CDS encoding flavodoxin family protein: MKMVAFNGSPNREGNTYHAIKLVAAELEKEGIETEIVHVGNKTIRGCIACMQCAKHQNEQCALKDDEVNEWVQKMKSADAIILGSPVHYAGIGGTLKSFLDRAFFVGGVNGGLFRHKVAASVVAVRRSGGVTTTDQLNHFINYSEMLVATSNYWNVIHGRAPGEVLQDGEGMQIMRVLGKNMAWMMKLVQHGKEAVPAPEKEDKVYTHFIR, translated from the coding sequence ATGAAGATGGTGGCATTCAACGGAAGCCCTAACCGGGAAGGAAACACCTATCACGCCATCAAGCTCGTCGCCGCCGAGCTGGAAAAGGAAGGGATAGAGACCGAGATCGTCCACGTCGGCAACAAGACCATCCGCGGCTGCATCGCCTGCATGCAATGCGCGAAGCACCAGAACGAGCAGTGCGCGCTGAAGGACGACGAAGTGAACGAGTGGGTGCAGAAGATGAAGAGCGCAGACGCCATCATCCTCGGCTCTCCGGTGCACTACGCCGGGATCGGCGGGACCCTGAAGTCGTTCCTCGACCGCGCCTTCTTCGTCGGCGGTGTCAACGGCGGCCTGTTCCGGCACAAAGTAGCCGCCTCCGTCGTGGCGGTGCGTCGCTCAGGCGGGGTGACCACCACCGACCAATTGAACCACTTTATCAACTACTCCGAAATGCTCGTGGCGACCTCCAACTATTGGAACGTGATCCACGGCAGGGCTCCCGGCGAAGTGCTTCAGGACGGAGAAGGGATGCAGATCATGCGCGTCTTGGGCAAGAACATGGCGTGGATGATGAAGCTGGTGCAGCACGGCAAAGAAGCCGTCCCGGCACCGGAGAAAGAGGATAAGGTCTACACCCACTTCATCCGGTAA
- a CDS encoding outer membrane beta-barrel protein: MLDSYLELADAWHVQGDDEKALQWANRSENEGVNPARSAFLKGIILSGLGQREEAVASFEKAKLLDPSLTQSAQLQIAMVMAGSRKLTRARDALRAVVAADPNSEIAGYAKEYEQSFTRILDSYQPLHLTLGLNYLYDDNAISSPSNPGARAQIGNPTGQRDHAFMGNFRLDYTPLLENDYTFSAQYLVQSTKYGDTNTDEENPSTVINSLTVNLGHAFGNSIFSAPISLSHVLLKEKAYQALVSVRPTWSWQAAPQHILQAGASFTRRDMLQDPLVQDEDRDANIGGASAGYIFSYGELGGMAALRYDFSYDDARGVNWKNRGHRYSVSGVIPLTVALKLNLSGEVSTQDYFKTNTVFDVQRDDTTWFGTAGLSWNLNRNLALLAQYSHTKAESNIKVYDYSRNTFSTGIEFSF; the protein is encoded by the coding sequence GTGCTCGATTCCTACCTGGAGCTGGCCGACGCCTGGCATGTGCAGGGGGATGACGAGAAGGCGCTCCAATGGGCGAACCGCTCGGAGAACGAGGGGGTGAACCCGGCGCGGAGCGCTTTCCTGAAAGGGATCATCCTCTCGGGGCTGGGCCAACGCGAGGAAGCGGTCGCTTCGTTCGAAAAGGCGAAGCTGCTCGACCCGTCCCTCACCCAATCGGCGCAACTCCAGATCGCCATGGTCATGGCGGGTTCGCGCAAGCTGACCCGGGCCCGGGACGCCCTGAGGGCGGTGGTCGCCGCCGACCCCAATTCGGAGATAGCGGGGTACGCCAAGGAATACGAGCAGTCCTTCACCCGCATCCTGGATAGCTACCAGCCGCTGCACCTGACCCTGGGGCTCAACTACCTCTACGACGACAACGCCATCTCCAGCCCGTCGAACCCTGGGGCCAGGGCGCAGATCGGCAACCCGACCGGGCAGCGCGACCACGCCTTCATGGGTAACTTCCGCCTCGACTACACACCCCTTCTGGAAAACGACTACACCTTCAGCGCCCAATACCTGGTGCAGAGCACCAAGTACGGCGATACCAACACAGATGAGGAAAATCCCAGCACCGTCATCAACTCGCTCACCGTCAACCTGGGCCACGCCTTCGGCAATTCGATCTTCTCGGCCCCCATCAGCCTCAGTCACGTGCTCTTGAAGGAGAAGGCGTATCAGGCCCTGGTCTCGGTACGGCCGACCTGGTCCTGGCAGGCCGCGCCGCAGCACATACTGCAGGCCGGCGCGAGCTTCACCCGCCGCGACATGCTGCAGGACCCGCTGGTGCAGGACGAGGACCGCGACGCCAACATAGGGGGCGCCTCCGCCGGATACATCTTCAGCTACGGGGAGCTGGGCGGAATGGCCGCCCTGCGCTACGACTTCAGCTACGACGACGCCAGGGGAGTGAACTGGAAGAACCGCGGGCACCGCTATTCGGTGAGCGGGGTCATCCCGCTCACCGTGGCGCTGAAGTTGAACCTCTCCGGCGAGGTATCCACCCAGGACTACTTCAAGACCAACACCGTCTTCGACGTTCAGCGCGACGACACCACCTGGTTCGGAACCGCCGGCCTCAGCTGGAACCTGAACAGGAACCTAGCGCTCTTGGCCCAGTACTCGCACACCAAGGCGGAATCAAACATCAAGGTGTACGACTACAGCCGCAACACCTTCAGCACGGGAATTGAGTTCAGTTTTTAG